TAAAATGCCTTGAACGTAGTAACCCCGTCCTGTTCAACACTTGGCTGCAAATTCCCTTAaaatttcagtgaaaaacagcAATTCCTCAACACACCATTCACCTCTGTGTTGATAGATTTATTAAAAAGGGCCGACATTttggtcacagtgaccttttcAAGACTTTTGGTCGACCATTTAATAAATCTGTCAGTGCAGAGTTGAAAACTGTGTGGAGGAATGActgtttttcactgaaacagGAAAGGATTTGTGAATAGGAATAGGAGTGTTGAATAAGACTTGTTTACTTGGGAGTTTTGCTCCTTTAAAATTAAGAATTTATTCCCTGCCTTCGACTCATCTTGCAAATCCTTTCCAGTCAATGAATGTTTACAACATGTAAACACCACTTAACTATAGTATTTTCCCTTGAGATTGCTCTACCAGGGTTTCATCCCAGTCTAGGGTTTATGGGTCGCATCTCTGAACCATAAACTCCAGACAGGTATACGGATCTGTGCCGTGGTGTCTGACAGAGGATGATGCTGCGGCAGAGGATTAAACAGCCCAGTAACATGTGAGAGAGGGTCCCAGTAAAAGTAGGTCAGCGGGACACTGTTGCGTGCAGACTATTTACACTGAGGACCTGAGCAGCACTTGCACACTCTCTTCAGTAATTTGGGTTTATGGCTCACATGTGGGCATGTGCCGTTGATGTGACTGTtgcagaatgaaagaaaaaagtaaaatgcaaCAGATACATGCAGTTCAGGACTGAGGCAGCATTTCTGTTGCGTCGTAAAAAAAGGGTTAAATCAGAAGGTCCTGGCACTGACGTATTCAtgtgcaaaatgaaaacatgatattGATGCATAATCTTGCAATACACACTGGTAccaatattatttttctttttggctaTGCACTATTGATATGCTGGTATTACCTTGTGCAGCTCTTCTGAACAGGTTGTACTCTGTCATAGGTAACTTGTCTTGTTGTTCAAAAGTCTGTAAAGGCTCAGGCTTTATGCACGTTGCTGCACCAAGTCTATGCAGTCGAGAACACTTATTGAGGTAGTGAGTAACTGGAATTAATGCTTTTTTAAGGTTATGATATTTTAAGTGCATGCTTTCTACTTCAGCTACACGTGAATATTTGGATATATGTTAGATGATATTCTTTCAATCTACTTATTTCGTTCTGGAGAATTTCTGAAATGGTAATAGTAAGttgcagaaaatacaaaatttaaatgcactactttggctttgatgcagcGCGCAATCTCCAACATCAGTAGTTActaaatatcaaataaatgtagtggagttaaagtAAAATAGTATGCATGTAGTGTCATGGATGTGTAAAGaattagaaaatggaaacactcaaaaACATACAAGTTCCTCAAAAATGTGCCTGGTAAGAGTTGACTcttctaaaaaacaaaaacaatgaatgccTCCACATGATTGGCCAGTCAAGTCTTGAATTCCTTGGGTGTAGATTTCTTTATTAAAGCACAAACAGTCTTTCCCTAAATATCAGCAGATCATATCGATACGTCTGTTGTGATATCCAagtgttttaatagttttgtaAATGCTGCCCGTCTCATTGAACAGATGTTAAAGGGTCAATGTAAGATGTGCTTTTTGTGAATCCTTGGGATTTGacattcaaacacactgaaacgAAACTCCGCTATCAGTGTCTTAGTTTTCATCATGACCTTTTTTgacttcactgtgtagaatgaacCCACCTTGGATAATGATGACCATCACTCGGATGACGAGATTCCCACAATGACTAGGCGACCACTGCCCCGTGGCCGGGCGAGGAAGAGAGCCATCGCTGTTGATGATAGAGAAACAGGTGTGGCAGAGTCCAGTGTTTCTCCTCAGTGCTTTTTATATATTGTAACATTTTGCTTTCTAATATTTCaatgacttgtttttgtgttttctgactgatCTCTCTCTTGTTGTCTAGATTTGGCCTTCAAGACTCCGATCAGGCCCATCTTGCGCCACGAGCACATACTGTCAGAGATCAACCCAGCGACTCCTCGTAACGCCACAGCCAGAAACATCTACTCGCCCATCGTGCGTTTCCTCACTCCCAGCAAAGAGAGTGAGTACCGCTTCTGTCACTGCAattctgtgttttaaataaaagctgttGGGCCTTAAACCGACTCGACTTATGTGAATGCAAGAACCTTAAAAACACTTCCGCTGCCTTACAGTTCACTGTAGGAGATAGTCATCCTGTTGGGGGCTGTTTTAGTAAACTCACATACCAACCACTGCCTAAATTGACCAGCTTCTTTCTGGTGGTTTGTGGTAAATTCCCACCCTGGTTGCATCAAATACAAAGAACAATTTTAGCTGTTTGAATGCTTGGCAGGCTTTAATGTGGTGAGCTGACTGTTGGTCTTTATTGTATTGGTAGGAGACTCCTCCTCAGTGTCCTGTTATAATTCAGATCCAGTGAGTCATTACTATTCCATTCTGAACGAGTCAGGAACAATGTTGATGCTGTAAACAGGTTTAACAGTGAGAGGCTCCAGTCCCACTggaatgacaataaatgaagcACTGAAATCTCATCTCATGACTCATCTAAGTGTTAAGTTTCCCAGGTTGCTCAGAGATAAACAGACTCATGTTGCTTACCCTTTTTATACGTGTTTCTTTTCTATCCAGATGTGAAGTGCGCAGGCACTGAAAACAACGTGTTGATGAGCCCAGAGCAAGGTGTCTTCGGTTACGGTTCCATTGACCTTCTGGCTGGAGACGAGGAGGATGACGTCTTCAATCCGTGAGTATAAATAACTTTTCATACTCGCACTCCTTCACATTAATCTCATGGGAGTTCAACATGTCGGTCTCATGTCTGAATACAGGCCCACTTGGCTTTTTTGCAAAAGACAGCAGCAATATTACTAGGTTGAGCCATATCACATTTTGTACAATTTTCAACACAGCGCAAGTCTGAGTTGAATGTTGTAAAACTTACATAAAGATGTGTACAAGGTCGAACATTGACGAGAGATTGAATGCATGCCTTGTACCGCCTTCTGTCCCAATCCTTGTCCGTTATGCACAAAATCAGTTTAAGAAACCCTTTCATAGACTGTGAAAGAGCTCATTTTTAAGGTGATGATGAGATCGACCTTCTCATATTACATCATCATATCACGACTGgggatttaaaaacacacttacaaTAATCTTACCAACAGTctttacatttaataataaatgtgtataaaacAGAACTTATTACAAGATGTGAGCAATGGGTATTAAAGGAGTGTCCTGACTTCGTCTCAAAACACCCCTATTGCCTCTTCCACTCAGCCCTGCCCCTCCATTTTGCATGTTCACATAGGTGTTggggctacatggccctccaaacgGAGGTTTTTTCAGGGGCACAGTGCAAACTGAGGGTTATGAGAAGTCATTGTTGTCGCCGTAAAGTATTAGTCCTTTTGTTTATAACAGCAATACAACAATTgctactagtttgctgatgtctgcTTGCTAATGATGTACCTAATGTTAACTTGTTGTTGCTGATTTGTATTTCAGTGCTGTAATGCTCCATGTGATTTTTCTTCTATTCTAAGATCATTATTTTCTTCTCCAGCTTTAGGTTCATCAAGAACATACCGTCACAGTCTCAGCATTCCCAACCCCGACTCCGAGACATTCCCCCCAAGACCAGGAGCACTCCAGAGGCCACGCTGGTGGTCGACCTGGTGAGTTTAATCACCTGGAGCTTCTTGCTCTCACACGCAGTTCAGACACATGAATAGCCAACATGAAACTTGAACTTTGACTAATGAAAATGAACTCGTGATATTTTAACTTAATAAGACATGATGAACAAGACTGCAGTGATGTGAATGTGGACCACAGATGGACGGATCACAAATGAGCCATCAGCAGCTGAAATCCACACCAGCTGTGGCAGAGTAGGTCTCAGTAGAGTCTCGGTGTCTTTGCCAAACAGAAGGcctttctcagtgtgtgttcttgtttCTTCCTGTGAAACATCATCACTCACAACTCGAGTGCTCTTCCAATTTAAAGTCCAAATCCAGCCAAGTACAGTCCAGAAGACTGGATGCATTCTTGATTTTTGGCTCCTGTTATGTAATGTGAATAAGTTTTGATATTTATTCAGGCAAAAAGTAACTGCTTAGATTTTGAATATGTGACCGATGTGTCCCAACAATTCCAACAATTTGGAAATGTGCTCTATTGTTTTTGGAGATGTGAAGGCGCCTTGGCAGCTAGTGACCCAGCTCATGATCAATGTCGTTGTCATCATCCTGGGAAGAGCAATCTTATCTATGCAAGCCCTCTCAGATCAGATTTTACCACTGGCCCTGATGTCTCCATGGCAATTtaagacatttcattttaatttttggatagttgaaatcattttttcactgGCAAGTAGTTGTGTAATCGCTGGTGTAGTTGTGTAATCGCTGAGCTGAGCTGGTGGTGTGTTGACACGAGCTTGCCAAGTTCAAACTCCAAAGTGCGCACCTTCGAACTTTGTGTGCTTGGTATAGTATCTTGTCATAAAGTAGTTAGTTGGTAGTACCTCACATAGTTGTTGCCTTAAACTAGCTGCACATTGTTTTCTAGGGCTCAAACACAATCGTTGTTctggttttctgttttcaaaCTTGACTCCTTGGTTCAGGTGTTCTTATATAGAGAGACTATCAGGCTTGACTGTGATTAGAGCAGGGTTGTGCGGCGAGAGTGTCGTTGTCCTGGCTCGGGAATAACAACTCTCCCAGAGAAGCTTTCTGCAACAAGTTTGCAGAGTATTTGTCCTCCCCTGCTGGCAGCACATTGATGTTTGAGGAAACAAGCAATATAGTAGAAACTTTGGGGCAATGTGAGTGTGTCTTTTTTGGCCTATGTGACAGCACCCGTTTCACACCGACATCGAACTTGTCATGTCAAACAGTGCTTAtcagaaaacaggaaacatttccaTTATACGTATCAGTGTGGTGTCATTTTATTAATGCAAACACATTGAACAACACTACTTTTTACCAGCCAGTCTGACCGCTGATTGGCTACTGCAGCTTGACGTTGGGTtgcgtttctccaaaagttgattTTCTTCCAGCTTTTTGCTACAGAGATGCtccattcttttttttaaagaactaCCCACATAATATCATTACCCACATGGATTTTTatactaaaataaacaaagtcacACTAATCTGTCATTCCAGGAGGAGACCCTGATGTTCAGCTCTCTGAGTGTGATCGACGAAGCAGAGTACACCTTCTACACAGCTTTCCAGGACAGTCAGTACAAGGTAACCGCCCGTTTGCATGTGGCTGTTCACAAACCTGCCTTTTGAATCCGTAGCATGCTGAGCACACGAGTGCAGATGGTGAGAAGAGTGAAGGGAGGATGGAAGAATCACTCGAGTGTGTTTGTCCTCTTCAGTGAGGGATGACAGGAAGCAGGAGAAGTGGAGAAATAGCAGAACTAACAATAACACTGGTGGAAGATTGTTCTAACAAGAGAGACTCAGAGATTAAGCATCATTTAACAGTTTTAGATAATTGAATATGAACTGAGGAGATAATGGAGGATATGTATTTACTCATTCTTtcatcctctctgctcctctgttaCCAACAGGCGTACATGATCCTACGACCACATGTCAAAGAGTTTCTGCAGTCCATGGCAAAGATCTACGAGGTATGTGTTAATCCACGTAAAACTGAATTGTCTGATTGTTTATTGGTGCAGTTGGCTCGAGACAAGTTTTGTCTacagtctgtttgttttcagtgagaTGAGGTGAActttatcattaataataatatgatgTTTGGTGGAATTTTAATTATTGTGAGCTTGTCTGATGAACTGATCTACTGTGTCCCTTCCACCAAACCTTCTCctttattttcatgtaattCTTCTGAAGCAGTTAATTTCCACCGTTATTCTATATTTCTttgcatgttaaaataaatgacGCTCAGTGTAGTTTCTCGTGGTGTCCTTATGCCCGTTGAGTTCGGCTGCTGTTTGTGCTCtgttgcagctgtttgtttacaCGTGTGCGAAGAAGGAATATGCTGAGAAGATTCTGAACATCCTGGACCCACAGAGAAAACTGTTTCGGTATGTCTCTTTCAGATCTGTTACCACTTGTGTTTCATAAACTCTTTGCTTGACCGCAGAGACGTGCACTCCGTCAGGTTTACAGACTCACAGAGTGTCAGCCTGTTGCTGGTCCTGTCTGTGAGCAGcgcactgaaaacacacacttttctaGTTGGCTGcatgttgcagcattctctttgGACTggaaacaattgaaaaaagatGCCGTCGctcaggaaaaaacattttgtggacACGGGGCCTGTCACATCCACAGCTGTCTGACAAACaagtacatgtttttttttaaatgtctatGATTTTTCCCTTGTAGACATCGTCTGTACCAGGACGATTGCGCCTGTGTTCTCGGCCACTACATCAAAGATCTCAGCGTCCTCGGGAGGGATCTCACCAAGACCGTAGTCCTGGACAACGCACCCCACACATACCCATACCATGTAGGCACCATGGAGCTGTGATTTTAGATTACCTGTTTAACATCCAGTGCTGTGTCATTTTCATTGCATTTAATGGATATAGCTGATATTCTACAGTTTCGTTGTTATCCCATGAATGAAAAGATTGAAACCAACAATGTTAGTTCATCTCTTAGTTCAGTTGATGACAATGGGATTTTTTTGATAACAAATGGATAAAATATCACTAGATACATCAAAATACTTTTGAGATGTTATTGCCAGTCTTGTAAGTGAAATTGTATCATCTGCAcaatgaaaacagtcaaaagatttttttttattctggtaTTTTTCCAGCTGATGAACACAATTCCCATCAAGAGCTGGTCCGGGGAGTCAGAGGACAGAGAACTGCTGAAGCTCATCCCATCCATGGAGAAACTCATTGCAGCAGTAAGTCCATCTGTTTATGATTATCCCGTTTGTTTGTTGAGTGGCAGAAATAAGTCACTGCATTGTTCCAGCATCCTGTATGGaaagattgattttttttcttcagcccGATGACCCCTTTAATTTTTTATAAAATTCACGTAAGGTTCAATAACTGTGATGGCTATAATCAATAGATTGTAGACGTTTGCCTTCAGTGAGTTTTTTATACTAACATTATAAAAGTTAGTTGTTGTTACAGTCAAAATGTGTGGAGATGCACTGATCTGATAAACTAGGTCAGTCACCCAATGTGAATGATCGATGACAAATACAGGAGTTTTCTTTAATGAACTGTAGCAGTTAGCTTCATTCAGCCACAGCAAGCTGTCACGTTACTTCATATAAAACGTTCTCCAATTATTTCCGTGCATTTGGGTTTGTTTTGAGAGCTGCAAAGATCGCTGGATTAAATGACtagttgttaaaaataaaatgtattggcagctttttttatttattgatgtttatttACTGCTGCATCAATTtagattatttgtttttaaactgttcacAATGACTCCAACATTTgtgagtgcaatgctagaccagtggatgttttgaaaatctggtgcctacattacccacagtgcaacatccactgagtgacatcactggaggcaattcaacaaattacatgcagcttcccctgGAGCCACGAAAAGCTTTAGACTACTTTTTCTCTCACATGCAGCAgaactccccaagacctgtaaacacactttctgACTAGGACAGTATCTAGGAtattgtgatggacattttttttcattgttttcagatAGACAGACAGTAAAGACTTATTAAACAtaattttgtttataaaatgtcagaaaatagtggaAATTACCTGTTATAGTTCTTCATTGCCCAAGTTGACATCTTTTTGTCAGGTTTTGTCCAACCTATAGTCCAAATCTACAAAAGGTATTCAGTTAGAAAGCATCAAATATTCTGATCTGTGAAGCTGGGCGTGGCTGATTTCTGGCATTCAGATAAGTGAAAAGTGTATTTAAGCATCAAAACTGTTCGTAATGATAAATAATTGATCCATCAACAGGTAGAAGTTTAACTGTAATGTGTTTTACTTCTATTGTTTGAAGTGTGAAGCAGATTGTTTTTGTAcatcagttttatttctttagtTGTGATCAGTGCAGCCAGtagatgtttcagtgttttaccAGACCGTCAGTTgaggataaaacagctggttaTCTGCAGCAGCATCTGCCTGTTGTCTTTCCTCCCCCGGCTTCATCGTTCAGTCCTGAATATCTCCTCTCGTGTTTTTTCAGGAGGATTTTCGGGAGGtgctgaagaagaggaaggatcACTTCCACAGGCTGCTGTCAGAGGACTAACAGgactctcctccctctctaaCCTCACTTTAACTACTCTATGTGACTTTCACAGATCATGTTTGCTTTCTTTATGCTTTGGCTAAAAAGCAGAACCAGTTGGAACGAACCTGAATCCTGTTAGTTTGTGGTGgacctcctctgtcctccctgaCGACTTTAAAGGACGGCACATCGGTATTTCAAACATGCTGCTGGTCGTTTGTCACCGAAACCCCCGAATTCTCCGAAACTCATTCCACAGAGCAATAAACTGCTCCCCAGCATTTGTGTATATTTACAAGACAAAActtgaaatatgttgtttataGTCAGGAttgttatttattgattatattGCTAATCAACAGCTGTTATCTCTGTATATTTTAGATATgcctttttattaaataaaattaccCGAACAATATAtgggagaaaaaacaatgtttgctTTTACTTTTCAGCACGTAGTTTCATCTGTCTCACATCTGCGAAGAAATATTTGATTTAGTAGAAGTTACTTTTCTCAATGTGTGAGGGGATTGATGTTGATTTTGATGGTTTTATCTTGTCGACATCTTCCCGGGTTTTCAGTCACAACAGTGGTGCTGCCTGCTCTTCGTTTATTTCCTATAAAaggctgctcctgctgctggaaaaatgaaactcaacacttcctgtgcAGCAGGAAGGAGCCAGCAGAGTGATAGAAGAACAAATGGAAAAGATGTGAGAGATTGGAGCGCATTAATATAAGAATACTATCACATGAAACTCCCTAcacatgttgaaaaaaagacaaacagtaaACCAAATTGAAGATAGATGTGATTGTTAGCACTCTTTTTTCAGATATCTACAGCTTTAAGATAATATCGTGGCCCTGGCCGATTATCAGGGcagatattcagttttttcGCAAATATTGGTATCTGATCTTTCTGTCTGATTGCCGATAAACTATTTATATATAaactaatattttaaaatgtgctactttggctctgatgcagcatcctctcacacaatgtcctgcTCACAACACTATCTGAATAGTAACATATCACAATTaacagcctataaacactgaattatctgaatctgcaaagtaattagtaactaaatgtatcaaataagtACCTGAGAACTGTACTTCAATTTATTCTATCCATAGTTATTGGAAATTTTGACGCAGTTtcattttttactgcaaatgaatatcagtcccaaatatcagttttcagtctccttgatttctggtcatcggtatcggccctgataAAGCAATATCAGACCCCTAGTAAAACTTACAGTATATGCCTCCAGTATGTAGTGCAGTGGAAGTATGAGGCTGCAAGAACGTAAAGTACAATTACTTcaatacttgagtaaacgtACCTGATTTATGTTCCACCACTGCCTAAACCATTGCTGAAAATGAGCCcacatttaaagtaaaacactaTCAAACTACTTGTGAACAGCTTGTGAATCTCCTTTTCTTAATGCTGCGACAGTAATAAATACAGGGTATAGAGAGTAAAGTCATTAGTCCACATTACCCTCCTGTGTCTGAGTATTAGAGGAGTACTGAGGTTTAGCTCCAGTCTAAATGTTTACTGTCCTGTTTAGATAAACTCGTGTTTGTGATGGATGAGATTGTTAATGTTGAATGTGAAGGTAAACTGAGAaagtgctcctcctcctcctcctcctgctggtgcagcagctcctctggcTTTATTTGCTCCATATGGTGTTTGACATGGTACCCAggaaggggggagaaaaaaaaaaaactcttgtgTGGGCGGAGGAAAAAGCCTAGTATTTTGTCCGTCCTGAAATTTGATTCAGAAGTTCAGGATCCTGGAAGACAAAAAGCAAACGGAGGGGGAGGGAAGAGAAGGACGGAGGGTTTCTGTTTTTTCTACTGCGAGAAGAGTAAACTCACCAAATACTCTGCGACCTCCGACTAAAGTAAGTCCATTTACACAGGAATGTTTCTAACTGAATAAAGCGCTTAGGCAGGCATTTCATGGAGCTGAATTAACTCATATTTCTCTTGAATGTGCTGTAATTGCTGCTGAATGGCCAGTAAATATAAGGTTTCAGAATGACTTGCGTCTCCTTTACGCACACTTAATGCGCGTTTTCGcctcatttgatttatttatcacCTAACGAGGCATTTCCTGCAGCCCTCACACTGAACCAGACACGACCAGGCTCTATTTGCTTTGTGGAAGATgaattatacatttttgtgtgaGAGAGTTGCCCAGCAGCGGgagaaaagtcatttttcagcGGGGGAGTATAAGCACATTGCCCCCCCTTTTACGCGCGTTTCCACATCCACGCCGACTCTGATCACCACCGAGATTTATTCCCCTCCGACCGAAAAAACGCCAGACGTGTCCTCCTAATTGCGCTCTATACATGGTAAAGtcctcatttgttttgaaaaaaggtGCTTTTGCGTGCCGATTCTGCGCCACCGTTGGATGTGCGTCAAAATCCATCCAGAAGAAAACGCTCAAGATTCAATGTGCAGATGTTGGTGAAGCCTCTGAAACAGTTCAGACCAACAAAGGCTGGTGACTGGAGTTACATTACATCCATTTGTCTGACGCTGGTGCCCAGATCGTCGCACAATACGGATATTTTTGGCGTTTAAATGGGAAGAAGTGACCGCAAATACTGGTAAAGAAGTATCCAAGTCATTTATTTAAGTAATAGAAGCAATAACACACTATAAGAGTACTACattacaagtacaagtactggATTAGTATTACTCAGATGTAAAGTATTGCCAACAAAATGTAATAGtacataaaaacagtgaaagtcATGCAGGATGTGGCTATGTTGTTACTGGAGCTTAACCGATATATCAAT
This window of the Pagrus major chromosome 11, Pma_NU_1.0 genome carries:
- the ctdspl3 gene encoding CTD small phosphatase-like protein 3, which translates into the protein MRLRSQKTITTCAETPRSNRRPSNKATPRRTRLSVTESSPQTKNEPTLDNDDHHSDDEIPTMTRRPLPRGRARKRAIAVDDRETDLAFKTPIRPILRHEHILSEINPATPRNATARNIYSPIVRFLTPSKENVKCAGTENNVLMSPEQGVFGYGSIDLLAGDEEDDVFNPFRFIKNIPSQSQHSQPRLRDIPPKTRSTPEATLVVDLEETLMFSSLSVIDEAEYTFYTAFQDSQYKAYMILRPHVKEFLQSMAKIYELFVYTCAKKEYAEKILNILDPQRKLFRHRLYQDDCACVLGHYIKDLSVLGRDLTKTVVLDNAPHTYPYHLMNTIPIKSWSGESEDRELLKLIPSMEKLIAAEDFREVLKKRKDHFHRLLSED